The window CCAGGGTTTGGTATTTtaggtaaatttcaaataaatactatcaATCTACCAATATTACCATGTAACCCTTTTAAGCTGTgcgaatgtgactttttcaatgcgaatcaaatgtgaatcaaataatttcaaatatttgcgaatagcgaataatttgcgaatattttctaattaagttctaggtataaatctaaataatttgtcaaaatttgtcatattatatatggttttttttttaaagagtaatgttctttagctttatatacatttttattactcaagtaacatgtatatttttatgtctcttctaatggtttagtaataaaacacaatcagtgatatagaaatgtctttatcaaaagccaagcctacaccttgccatcaacattatgtaaattgcagtgcaaaaagaccaattccttcacatgttctggatccaggcattgcctcttggaagtgacaatgttcccagaagcagaaaaacaacgTTCTGAAGCAACCTGAGTTGCAGGTATACTCAGGTACATCAAAGCAACATTCGCTATGTTTGGAAACTTTGTTTTACCAAAGTTTTCCCACCATTTCCACGGGTCACTTGTTCGGTGGATACGTTTCTCTGTCAAATATGTTTGTATTTCTTGAGCACAGTCACTGTCTTGTAAATCTTCGTTGGGAAGTTTGTCAAGTGCTGACCAAAGTCCTGATGTACTGGCGGAGGTGGTGGGGTCACCCAACTTCTGATTGTGTGTAGTATGTTGTTCACATCTTGCAATGTGTTTGATGTGCGCTTTGAGTGTGGCTTGTGCAACAATCTTGCTAACAAATGCATCTTTGTACCTAGGGTCAACAATCATTGCTACGAGAAATACTTTGTCTTCTATGTAATTTGGAAATTGTGCCAAAAGATGTTTTGAAAGACATTTCGCAAAAATAACTCCATCAGCCtttttatcaatgtaatcatTAAGGTGACTGTGCAGACATTTTAACATAGGAATAACCATGGAAGATGTTGGATATAAATTGCCACTTATTTCTCGAGTGGCATCAGCAAGAGGCTTAAGAATGGCCACTATTCCAGCCATCTGCTTCCATTCCGAGCTAGTTAACATTTCTGTGCTATCAGTGTTTATTTGGTCTGCAACCAGTGGTGCTTTTATTTGAAGAAGCCTCTCTAACATAGAATAATCTGACGACCACCTAGTGTCAACATGTTGTATCATTTCCAAAACAGGTTGACCCATTTGTTCCATCTGGCTGTGAAGGCTTTCCCTGGCTTTGCTGCTGCGTCGATAATGACCAACCACCTGTCTTGCTTTTGCCAAGAGATTTGATGCTCCATGACATTCGCGGTAGGTGTGATCTATAGACAACTGTAGAGAGTGTGCAAAGCAAACACGGGCTTTATCCCCAAACAGAAGTCGTGAAGCAAGCTGGAAGTTTGCTCCGTTATCTGTCACACAGTATATTGGAATAGTTGTTTCTGTTACGGTTATTCCCCAGGAATTCACTGACAAACTCAACTCTTCAGCAATTTTCTGACCTGTGTGTGATGTGTTCATGTTGATTATGTCCATCAGGAATGATTTGTATGAAAAATCTGAAGTGAGGTAATGGGCAGTGATGCTTACATAGCTATCTCCAGCCTTGGATGTCCAAGCATCAGTTTTAAGTGACAAACTGGACATACTTGTCATGTCATGCACAAATTCAGCTTTCAGTTGAGACCTTACCTCTTGTTGCAATTTTGTTACATAGTTGGTGGAAAATGTTGTTCTAGCAGGAATTTGATACTGAGGAGCTACTTCCTTCATCAAATTTCTGAAGCCATCTCCTTCTACAAAACTGTACGGTAAAAGATCTGTAGCAAGCATTCTTGCAATCTGCTTTGTAATTTTCTGTGCTGCACTGTGGTTGGGTGCCCACTTGTACTGCTTATTGAAAGCAGCATCAATACTGAGCTGTGAAGTTTTGCTGATCTTGACAGGAGGAGCCTGCTGTTGCAGGCTGGCCATTTCAGAACAGTAGGTCTTCCATTCAATGGGGTGGGTGGACTTGATGTGGTTTATAAGAGGTGTTGTAGTACCTAATGACAAAATATAATGTTTGTACTTACATTACATATATACATTACATTGTCAGCAcattcaaattttaattacatGAAAACCAGAGTTATATAATTTGTAAAcgtaaaattcattaaaagttaAGTTAATTATTGGGTTCAGGGTGCAAGACAATTATTCACATTTTGTAAGTTGGGTTTCCATAAGCATTTCGTATTGTACTATTATCACTTAAAATAACTAGAACAGATTAGCATCGAGGCATTCTTCTCAAACTTTACCAAATGCAAACAACAAATACTAAAAATCATGTGTGATTGAAGACTGTTTTAATTGTACTCATTAAAGGAGACAAAGGGAAATAAAAATGCACATATCATGCAATCCTAACACTCTCTTATAAGCTAATTTCGAACTTACCTCGTTTAGTTTTATAGTCCTTCTTACATAATTTGCATTTTGCAAATGTCTTATCTTCTGATTGTGAGAAATTAGACCATATAACACTTCTTTTGCGTGTCAGTGCGGTATTAGTATCAACATCTTCGTCGTCGTTATTCATTGTACCAGTTGTATTTTGAATTTAAACCAGCGGAAACACGAATATCGTAATGCAGGAATCAAAAAATTACGTCCAGAACTTCActtcttctgaaaattaaaaacggcaaagaaagtttatgaaagtaaacagatcttCGAAGTATCAGTTTTATTCTCCGCAATAAATATTCAAGCGATTAACAATCGATATATCGAAGAGTTGTTTTTTTACAACTGCTAGTAAGCATGGTCAATATTCCGTTTTCagtcttttggaatcaaacgtgtcaaggcaaaataatttttaatgaattttctttatcttgtctttttaattttatctaattatttacgtaacattttcggTAGTTTAAAAAGCAATTGCGCTGGAGCAATTCTAGCAACACAAGTCTCTGGCCATAGGCCGCTCTGGTGGCCATAACCACAAACGGACACGCTGTAGCCATGATGGCCGCTGTGCTTACTtttctatcgttaaaaaaaattctctagatttgtattagcaactggatataataaaataattatgctacacatcacgtaaagtttgcagtaaaatcgtaagcatttatgataattttcacgctacattggctttaactgttctcagtatgcccatttacctaacctaaaattttatgtaagtaaaggtccgcttacagtttttttttcttccattaagtctctcggaaaatgatttctcgaggttcgacatattattgtatcacacgttttgtcaaacaaaagtaatattttaatacattcgaaaactttcgaatatttgaaattttcaaatacctaatttggtttcGAATGTGAATCGAATCAAATATTCGATTCGCACGAATGTTTGCAATTTCGagtattcgcacacccctaaaccctttccaaaaaattttatttttcgtttCACATGATCCattgactctctctctctctctctctctctctctc of the Bacillus rossius redtenbacheri isolate Brsri chromosome 10, Brsri_v3, whole genome shotgun sequence genome contains:
- the LOC134536042 gene encoding zinc finger BED domain-containing protein 4-like → MNNDDEDVDTNTALTRKRSVIWSNFSQSEDKTFAKCKLCKKDYKTKRGTTTPLINHIKSTHPIEWKTYCSEMASLQQQAPPVKISKTSQLSIDAAFNKQYKWAPNHSAAQKITKQIARMLATDLLPYSFVEGDGFRNLMKEVAPQYQIPARTTFSTNYVTKLQQEVRSQLKAEFVHDMTSMSSLSLKTDAWTSKAGDSYVSITAHYLTSDFSYKSFLMDIINMNTSHTGQKIAEELSLSVNSWGITVTETTIPIYCVTDNGANFQLASRLLFGDKARVCFAHSLQLSIDHTYRECHGASNLLAKARQVVGHYRRSSKARESLHSQMEQMGQPVLEMIQHVDTRWSSDYSMLERLLQIKAPLVADQINTDSTEMLTSSEWKQMAGIVAILKPLADATREISGNLYPTSSMVIPMLKCLHSHLNDYIDKKADGVIFAKCLSKHLLAQFPNYIEDKVFLVAMIVDPRYKDAFVSKIVAQATLKAHIKHIARCEQHTTHNQKLGDPTTSASTSGLWSALDKLPNEDLQDSDCAQEIQTYLTEKRIHRTSDPWKWWENFGKTKFPNIANVALMYLSIPATQVASERCFSASGNIVTSKRQCLDPEHVKELVFLHCNLHNVDGKV